AATGCTTCAGCCAGGTTGTTTAGGAGGATATCACACTTAACTTCCTCTTTGAACAGCGCTCTACACCAGTGTTTCCTGTCCCTCTCTTTGATCCATTTGTAGCCAGCGTCATGTTTGTCTTCCAGAGCTTTCATTGCTCTATCCATGGCTGCTTTGTATGTTGCTGTTCCAATGTTCCAGATGAAGGGCTTCATGTGTTGCGTGTGAAATGTGCTCCTGAAATTGGCCCACAAATGCCTCCAGCAAAATCGATGCTCTGAATATGGGAACAACTCCTTCACAGCATTCAACAAACCCTGCACAAGCGCACGAAATATAATCACCCATGCAATCAATAACACACCCTATAGTTTGTACATTATTCACCAAAGGACCCTGATCTTAATGTAAAAAATCTAATACAGCACATTAATCAAGATAGGATTGTACCTTTTGTTTATCGGACATGAAAACAGCGGCATTCGTAAGGTGCAGATCAACTGATAGTAGCCCAATAAACCACATCCAGGTCTCCGTGTTCTCCGTTTTAACCCAGGCATATGCTAAGGGGTACATACAGTCGTTTGGATCAATCCCTGTTGCAGAAAGAAGTTGACCACCGTATTTACCCTTCAACCAGCACCCATCCAGACAGACAATCTGTCTCATCCCATTCACGAAGGCCTGCTTCAACCcatcaaaacatacatacattcCCTGGAACTTCCCCCTTGCTTCTTTAAACTCCACCGTGCTGCCTGGGTTGGTTCTCAAAACCTCCCTCTTATAGTCATACAGCTTCTCATATTGCCGGTCTTCATCACCCTCCAATTTGTCCAATGCTGCCACCAGCCTTGGTAGCCAATGGTTTACCCCTTACTTTTTTCACGGGAGTGGGATACACATAAGCTAAATCTTTGGGATTTGGTATCTCCTCAATTACAACATGTGGGGGCGAGGGGGGCGGAGGGACTAAAGCCTCAATGTCTTTAACGGTCAGTTTCCTAACATAGACATCCACTTCTCCGTCCCTCTTCCCAGCACTTGCCATTTCCATAGCATCATCGTCGTGATTTATCGGTCTAATCCAATCATGAAATTCCTTGTCTTTTTCTTTCCAGTAATAATCAACTAAGCCCTCaactttttctcttttcatCCATCTATCTAATTTCTTCATAGTCATACCAGACACAGAATAAACGCCGGTGGACACTTCCCCATCATGGTAACCCCATTCCCCCAATGACCCATTAATGTGAAggttgatttgaaaaaattcaaaacctgGTGACACTGCAAACAgacaaatatttaaacacaCCAACAACCAtcaagcaacacaaaaataatagtaaatgcCAACCAACAGAAACGTGAAAACAATAAACAACTCGTACAaagattaaacaaatcaaaccaactaGTGGTCCTACAGCagtaaacaaacataaagcaactTGTAGTCCTATGTCCAAAAGCGGCTAATAAATCAAAGCATAgaataacaaacatttacagaaaCCAAAGTACTATGTGGTCCTACATACCTTCCACCACTTCGTCACTATCGCTCTCATCCATTAAACCCCATCCAGCAGTTCCAGGTGGTCCCGTTCGTTCTCTTTCCTTtgattttccttttcctttctttctcatttttgtAATTCTTTCACTATAAAAACCTGTCACACAGAGAGCGTAAATACACCACGTTAatcaaaccctaaaccacatgAACCAGATAACAAGAGTAAAAATCAATCTTTCTCACTctaaatttatgttttgttccttcgttattttttcttcttcacaatGCAAAAACACAGAAAGCACGGAAGATGAACAGGCAATCGACGAGACAATGGCGGTGTGAAAATGAGAGTTTCAGAAGAAAAAAGGGAAGAGAATGAGTTTCAGAAGAAAAAAGGGAAGAGAAGAGAAGGATGAAAGAGTATGTcagaaagaagatgaaagagAGATAAAAGTTACCGagcggttaattttttttttgattttaaaatttgaaaagtcaacCGGCATGTCAGAGAGAGGGACTGTTGCAACTGACAGAGGACAGGTCACGTGGGTCGACAGGTGGCGAGGAAAACGCATGCAAACGATTAAATCGTTGGCGGCGCCgcgattttgtgtttttttttttcagaagggccgtgaatggcgccgccataaaggtcagggggtttagtgaagcttttgaaaggtgagggggtttagggaagcttagtgcaaaggtcgaggaccgtccaTGATTATTAGCCTAGCTACCCAAAGGTATAAACAAattcaggttcctatcagagtatataaaTAAAGGAACACTGACATGGCTACTGGCATAACACTCCTATAACACACTATTGCAGTAGCTAAGAGCATAAAGTTATATGTACATGTCAAAAGAGGAGCTTCCCTAAACAGAAGAGTGGAAGCTCGAAACGACCCGAAGCTAATCACCTGAAAATATAAAACAACagagtcaaaaatataaatatttctgagtgagtaaacaagTTTACAATTAAATTCCAAAATCGCATATAGGTAAAATAtcagtatataaaaatattaccagttcGTCGAttcaaatgaaaccctaatcctatcATCACATTCTAATGTTatcttaattatattaactacaATGCATATGCTTAAATCTTGTTTAGTACAGGAAGAACTGAACACTTATACATCACAGCCATCTTAACTCTGTACATGGTTGTTGGgccgtaaattgaattactgccacctcaggactacctgTTAGGTATAAGTCGCTTTACAAGCATTTGGCTACATAACCTAACCCTTAATAAGAATATTCTCATGGCATTTACCTCTCactctagttcattaacaccggtgatcacctCAGT
This window of the Mercurialis annua linkage group LG5, ddMerAnnu1.2, whole genome shotgun sequence genome carries:
- the LOC126681832 gene encoding uncharacterized protein LOC126681832 encodes the protein MYRVKMAVMYKCSVLPVISFGSFRASTLLFREAPLLTCTYNFMLLATAIVCYRSVMPVAIRKNNEGTKHKFRVRKIDFYSCFYSERITKMRKKGKGKSKERERTGPPGTAGWGLMDESDSDEVVEGLQVALLSPGFEFFQINLHINGSLGEWGYHDGEVSTGVYSVSGMTMKKLDRWMKREKVEGLVDYYWKEKDKEFHDWIRPINHDDDAMEMASAGKRDGEVDVYVRKLTVKDIEALVPPPPSPPHVVIEEIPNPKDLAYVLVAALDKLEGDEDRQYEKLYDYKREVLRTNPGSTVEFKEARGKFQGMYVCFDGLKQAFVNGMRQIVCLDGCWLKGKYGGQLLSATGIDPNDCMYPLAYAWVKTENTETWMWFIGLLSVDLHLTNAAVFMSDKQKGLLNAVKELFPYSEHRFCWRHLWANFRSTFHTQHMKPFIWNIGTATYKAAMDRAMKALEDKHDAGYKWIKERDRKHWCRALFKEEVKCDILLNNLAEAFNKYILAAREKPVLTMFEMIRTQLMKRINDKQKFGGNMEGELCPKIRKKLAKIIDYGWKFTADPGGSPQWQVEGPGAHDGNLFK